The Achromobacter deleyi region TTGCAGAACACCTCCATGCCGATCGGGTCCGCCAGGGCCGGAGTTGCCTCGGCATCGCGGGATTCAACGTTGTCAGGCTTCGTCATGCGAGCCTCCTTGCAAACGGATGATCAGGTTGCCGTATTCGTCGACGCTGGCCTGCTGGCCGACGCCCACCACCGTGGTGGAGCTCATTTCCTCGAGCAGCGCGGGACCGGTGAAGCGCGCGCCGGTCGGCACGCGGTCACGGTCGTACACGGGCGTCTCCAGCCAGCCATGCGCGGGGCCGAAGTACGTCCTGCGCTGGCCCAGCTTCGCGTCTTCCAGCGCGCCGCCGATATGGCGCGGCGCCAATGGCGCCTTCACCACCTGGCCCACCGCCTGCATCCGGCAGTTGATGATCTGCACCTTGCGATCGTCCACCGTATAGCCGTACTCGCGTTCATGGGCCTGCGCGAAGCGGCGCGCGAATTCCGCGTGCGCCCCCGCGCCGGTATCGTCCAGGCTGACCTGCACCTCGAAGTTCTGGCCTTCGTAGCGCGCGTCGATCGCGCTGCGGCACACGCGCAGCGCCGGCTCCACGCGCTCCGCATCCAGCCACGCTTCAGCCTGCGCGCGCAGGCCGTCGAAGATGGCGGAAATCGCGGGCCAGGTGTCGTCCCCGGCCAGCGAGATCTCGCTTTGCACGAAGTCGAACGAGATATCGCTCAACAGAATGCCGCGCGCGCACATCGTGCCCGGCTCCTGCGGAACGATCACTACGGGGATGCCGCATTCCTCGGCCACCTCCACCGCATGCAACGGCCCCGCTCCGCCATACGCGTACAGCGCGAAGCGCGACAGGTCATAGCCGCGTTCGGTGGACACGGCGCGGATGGCGCGGCTCATGTTCGCCGCGGCGATGCGCAGGATGCCCTCGGCCGCCGCTTCCATATCCAGTCCCAGGGGTTGCGCCACGCGCTGCTCGATGACCCGGCGCGCGGCGTCCGCATGCACCGGCATGCGGCCGTTCAGCAGGGCCACGGGATTCAGGCGCTGCAGCGCGATCTCGGCGTCGGTGATGGTCGGCTCCTGGCCGCCCCGGCCGTAACCCACCGGGCCGGGCACCGCGCCGGCGCTGTGCGGACCCACCTTGAGAGCGCCCGCGTCATCCAGCCACGCGATGCTGCCGCCGCCCGCGCCGATGACATGGATGTCGACCATCGGCGTCTTGACGGGATAGCCGGCGACGTGACGGTGCGAGGTAAAGAGCGGACGCCCCTCGCACACCAGCGACACGTCCGTGCTGGTGCCGCCCACGTCGAACGTCACCAGGTTCAGGCTGCCGATGGCGCGTCCGACGGCGGCCGCGCCGACCACGCCCGCCGCGGGGCCCGACAGGCAGGTTCGAACCGGATACTGGCGCACCGTGGCGATCGACATCAGGCCGCCGTTCGAGTGGATGGTGTGCGGTTCATGGACGATGTCCAGCTCGCGCACGCGCTGCAGGAAGCGCTCCAGGTAGCGCGCCATCTTCGGCCCGACCGCGGCATTGAGCACGGTGGTGGACAGGCGTTCATACTCGCGGAACTCGGGCAGCACCTCGGACGACTGGCTGATATAGGCGCCAGGCATTTCTTCGGCCACGATCTCCGCCGCGCGGCGCTCATGCGCCGGGTTGCGATAGGAGTGCAGGAAGCAGATGGTCACGGCCTCGATGCCTGCCTGCGCGAACCGGCGCGCCGCCGCGCGCACCTGTGCCTCGTCCAGCCCGACCAGCACCTCGCCGGCTGCATTCACGCGCTCGTCGACTTCCGCGCGGAACTCGCGCGGCACGGCGACGGGCGGCTTGCCCACGCTGTAGTCATAAAGATGCGGCCGAGTCTGGCGCCCGATCTCCAGCACGTCGCGAAAACCGCGCGTGGTGATCAGTCCGACCCGCGCGCCCTTGCGTTCGATGATGAGGTTGGTCGCCACGGTGGTGCCATGCCCCACGTGCGAAACCTGCGATGGCGACACGCCGTGATCCGCGAGCATCTGGCCGATGCCCGTGGCGATGGCCTCCGAGGGATCGTGCGGCGTGGAGGGCACTTTGTGAAAGTGCACCACGCCCGCGCCCTCGTCGATCATCGTGAAATCGGTAAACGTGCCTCCGACGTCTATCCCTATGCGATACATATCGTTCTTTCCCGGAAAATAAGGGTCATGCATTGCCGCGAGGACGCGCCTCGCGGCGAGAGGATCAGTCCAGATGGATGTCGGCCTTCTTCACCACCTGGCACCACTTGCTGATTTCGTCCTTGATCATGGCGCCGAAGGCCGGTCCCGCCACATCCGACACCTGGGCGCCTTGCTGCTCCAGGTAGGTCTTCATGGCGGGCGCGTGCAAGGTCTGCACCAGGCCGTCCGTCAGCTTTTCACGGACCTGTTCGGGCAGGCCGGCGGGGGCCAGCATGCCGAACCACACCATGGCCTCGTAGCCCGGATAGCCCGCTTCGGCCACCGTGGGCACGTCGGGCAGCATGGCCGACCGCTGCGGCGACGTGACGGCCAGCGCCTTGATCTTGCCGTCCTTGATGTAGGGGTAGGACGTCATCACCACATCCATCATCATGTTGATCTGGCCCCCGACGAGGTCGATCAGCGCGGGGCCGGAACCGCGGTACGGCACATGCACCATCGATACGCCGGCGGTGGTCTTGAAGAGCTCGGCGGCCAGATGATTGGACGTGCCCTGGCCGTTGGACGCGAATGAGTATTTCTCGGGCTCTTTCTTCAGCAGGGCCACGAACTCCTGCAGATTGGCGGCGGGCACCGATTGGTTCACCGACATCACGTTGGGTATGGTCGCCACCACGGTCAGCGGCGTGAAGTCCTTGACCGCGTCGTAGGGCAGCTTGGAATACACGCAGGGCGCGCTGCCATGCGTGCTGACGGACCCCATCAGGATGGTGTAGCCGTCCGCCGGCTGGCGGGCCACATACTCCGTGCCCACGGTGCCGCCCGCGCCGGGGCGGTTTTCGACGATGACGTTGGCGCCCAGGCGCTGGCCCAGCCCTTCAGCCACCTTGCGCGCAACCAGATCCGTGGATCCGCCGGCGGCGAACGGCACCACGATGCGGATGACCTTGTCCGGCCAGGCGGCGCTGGCCGCGCCGGCAACCGCGAACATCGCGGCGCCCGCGGCAATGCGACAGCAACTGCGTATAAGCCCTGTTTTCATGGCTTGGTTTCCCCTTGTTGATAGAACTTCCTTGTGGCCGGATCATGCGTGTCCGCCCTTGGTTCGCTGCAACAACCAGGTCATGCTAGGCCTGTGACTGCGATGACAGCAGTCCTACAGGTTTATATTTGTATAAACGCCATTTATAGGTGCGCGGCCGTGAAGACTCCGGACTTGAATCTGCTTCTGCATTTCGATGCGCTGATGGCCTGCCGCAACGTGTCCAGGGCGGCCGAACAGCTGAACATCAGCCAGCCGGCCATGAGCGCGGCGCTGAACCGGCTGCGGCAGCTGTTCGGGGATCCGCTGCTGGTGCGCGAGGGTGGAGCCTGGCAGCCCACGCTGCGGGCTCTGGATCTGCACCAGAACTTCAAGCCGCTGCTCGAAGGCTGGCACCGCGCCACCCGCAAGCGCGAGGCGTTCGACCCGGCGCATTCTTCGCGCACACTGTCGTTCTATGCCACCGATTACGTGCAGTTCACCTTGCTGCCCAAGCTGATACCCAGGCTGGCCGTGGATGCGCCGCACTTCCAGCTGCTGATCGTGCCCGCGCGGCCGCAGCACGGCTTGAGCATGCTGGACACCAACCATGTGGAGTTGATCGCGGGCTATTTCCCCGATCCGGCACCCGATCTGCGCACGCGTTTTCTCTACCAGGAGCCGGCGGTGTGCATCGTCCGCGAAGGGCATCCCTGCCTGCGCAAGCGCTGGAACCTGGATGCCTACCTCAGCTACGGGCACTTGGACCTGGCCGCGCACACGCGCTATTTCAGTACCGCAATCGACCGCATCCTGATCGGGCAGAACCGCAGCCGCAAGATCGTTGCGACACTGTCGAGTTATCTGGTGTGCCCGTTCATCGTGGAAGGCTCGGACCTGATCGCGACCATGCCCGTCAGCATTGCGAAGGCAATGTCGGGCAGTGCGCGCATCGTCACGCAGAAGGTGCCGTTGACGCTGCCGCCCATCGCCGTGTCGCTGTACTGGCACGAGCGCTATCAGGACGATCCCGCGCACGCCTGGCTGCGGCAGTACCTGTCCGGCGTGCTCGGGTAGGGCGGGCAGCCCGTCCGCTTATTTCAACGGCAGGTAGATGCGGGTCTGCAGCTGGGCAGGCGGCGTGGTGCGCGGGTCGTTCACGTACTGTTCGAACATGGGGAAGTCGGCCGGGACCATGCCGCTGGCGGGCAGCCATTCCGAGAACATCCAGTTGTAGGGCTGGCTCATCTCGTTGTAGGGGCCGGTGTAGGTCAGGACGGCGCAACGGCCGGGAGGAATCTCGAAGCGCTCGAGTTCGCCGCCCAGGTCCGCGCCGGGTTCGACCGGCATGCCGGCCAGGGAACGCAACTGGCTAGCGGGCACTTGTTCGGGGTCGTCGAAGTACACGCCAAAGCCTGCGGCATCGGGCGCGGTGATTCCGCGGCTGATGGCCAGCATGAAGGCGCGGGTGAAGACCGGGCCGATCTCGTGGTAGTTGCCGCGATGCGGCAGGACGGCCAGCGTTGCGCCGGGAAAGTTCTCGATGGCGATGGGGTACATGGCGAGCTCCTGAGGGTCTGGGGGGAGGGAGCGAGCTGCCCGGTACCGGCCCGGCGGGATGCCGAAGACGGCGCCGAATGCCCGGTTGAAGGCGGCGTCGGATTCGTAGCCGGCACGCTGCGCGACGTCTCTGAGCGGGGCCTGCGTGCCCGCCAGCGCAACCGCCGCGCGATGCATGCGGATGCGCTGGACCGTGGCGTTGACCGTTTCTCCGATCATGGCGCGATAGACGCGATGGAAGTGATACGGAGACAGGCAGGCCAGGTCGGCCAGCTGGTGCAGGTCGGGGTCGGCGTCGGGGTTGCTGGCGAGCCAGCGCAGGACGGGGTCGAGGCGTTGGGCGTAGAGGGTTCGGGTTTCGGGCTTCATGCTTGCTCCTTGGAGGGCAATGTAGCTTTGGCGGGTTTGCAGATTTTGCGGTTTTTTTTGGGTGCTGGGGCGGGAATGTGCGAGTTCTTGAGACGCACGGGGTGGCGGGGGCCTGGGGCGCGCGGGTCAACGATTGCGGTCCGGAGCCTGCGCTCCGGACTGCCCCTTCGTCATCTTCGTCACCGCCTGCGGCGGTTCCTTCAGATTCCCTCGGGCTTATCGACTCCCCGCGCGCCCCAGGCCCCCGCTACCCCGTGCTGCGTCGTATGCAATCTGGCGTCAGCCGGGACGGGTGGAGTGCTTAGGGTTCTCGCAAGCGGCTGGGGAGGGATGGAATATCTTGCGGGGCCCGCCCCAGGCCGGCCGCGCGGGCGGCCTTTTGGGGCTTACGCGATGTCTGGCGTCGTGGTGGTGGCGCTGCGCGCTCGCGTTGGTGATCAGTAGCCGCGTTGCGGGTCGTAGATGTTGGGCAGAGGGTCGCCGCGTTCGTTGGCGGCGATGAGCACGGCGGTGTGGCGTGCCCGCTCCTTGCGGTCGGGGATGGCGGCGCTGTGCGGCGAGACGATGACGCCGGGGTGGGACCAGAGGGGGGATTCGGGCGGAAGCGGTTCCTGTTCGAAGACGTCCAGGACGGCCTGGCGCAGCTGGCCGCCGTCGAGGGCGTCGATGACGTCCTGGGTCACCATGTGCGAGCCGCGGCCCGCGTTGATCAGGCAGGCGCCGCGGGGCAGCTGGGACAGCGTGGCGCGGTTGAGGATGCCGCGGGTGGCGTCGGTGGCGGGCAGCAGGCAGACGAGCAGGTCGGTGTGGGCGAGGAATTCGCCGAATTGTTCCGGACCGGCATAGGATGGCAGGTCGGGCAGCGTGCTGGCGCCGCGGGACCAGCCGCTGAC contains the following coding sequences:
- a CDS encoding hydantoinase/oxoprolinase family protein; protein product: MYRIGIDVGGTFTDFTMIDEGAGVVHFHKVPSTPHDPSEAIATGIGQMLADHGVSPSQVSHVGHGTTVATNLIIERKGARVGLITTRGFRDVLEIGRQTRPHLYDYSVGKPPVAVPREFRAEVDERVNAAGEVLVGLDEAQVRAAARRFAQAGIEAVTICFLHSYRNPAHERRAAEIVAEEMPGAYISQSSEVLPEFREYERLSTTVLNAAVGPKMARYLERFLQRVRELDIVHEPHTIHSNGGLMSIATVRQYPVRTCLSGPAAGVVGAAAVGRAIGSLNLVTFDVGGTSTDVSLVCEGRPLFTSHRHVAGYPVKTPMVDIHVIGAGGGSIAWLDDAGALKVGPHSAGAVPGPVGYGRGGQEPTITDAEIALQRLNPVALLNGRMPVHADAARRVIEQRVAQPLGLDMEAAAEGILRIAAANMSRAIRAVSTERGYDLSRFALYAYGGAGPLHAVEVAEECGIPVVIVPQEPGTMCARGILLSDISFDFVQSEISLAGDDTWPAISAIFDGLRAQAEAWLDAERVEPALRVCRSAIDARYEGQNFEVQVSLDDTGAGAHAEFARRFAQAHEREYGYTVDDRKVQIINCRMQAVGQVVKAPLAPRHIGGALEDAKLGQRRTYFGPAHGWLETPVYDRDRVPTGARFTGPALLEEMSSTTVVGVGQQASVDEYGNLIIRLQGGSHDEA
- a CDS encoding Bug family tripartite tricarboxylate transporter substrate binding protein, which encodes MKTGLIRSCCRIAAGAAMFAVAGAASAAWPDKVIRIVVPFAAGGSTDLVARKVAEGLGQRLGANVIVENRPGAGGTVGTEYVARQPADGYTILMGSVSTHGSAPCVYSKLPYDAVKDFTPLTVVATIPNVMSVNQSVPAANLQEFVALLKKEPEKYSFASNGQGTSNHLAAELFKTTAGVSMVHVPYRGSGPALIDLVGGQINMMMDVVMTSYPYIKDGKIKALAVTSPQRSAMLPDVPTVAEAGYPGYEAMVWFGMLAPAGLPEQVREKLTDGLVQTLHAPAMKTYLEQQGAQVSDVAGPAFGAMIKDEISKWCQVVKKADIHLD
- a CDS encoding LysR family transcriptional regulator gives rise to the protein MKTPDLNLLLHFDALMACRNVSRAAEQLNISQPAMSAALNRLRQLFGDPLLVREGGAWQPTLRALDLHQNFKPLLEGWHRATRKREAFDPAHSSRTLSFYATDYVQFTLLPKLIPRLAVDAPHFQLLIVPARPQHGLSMLDTNHVELIAGYFPDPAPDLRTRFLYQEPAVCIVREGHPCLRKRWNLDAYLSYGHLDLAAHTRYFSTAIDRILIGQNRSRKIVATLSSYLVCPFIVEGSDLIATMPVSIAKAMSGSARIVTQKVPLTLPPIAVSLYWHERYQDDPAHAWLRQYLSGVLG
- a CDS encoding AraC family transcriptional regulator; this translates as MKPETRTLYAQRLDPVLRWLASNPDADPDLHQLADLACLSPYHFHRVYRAMIGETVNATVQRIRMHRAAVALAGTQAPLRDVAQRAGYESDAAFNRAFGAVFGIPPGRYRAARSLPPDPQELAMYPIAIENFPGATLAVLPHRGNYHEIGPVFTRAFMLAISRGITAPDAAGFGVYFDDPEQVPASQLRSLAGMPVEPGADLGGELERFEIPPGRCAVLTYTGPYNEMSQPYNWMFSEWLPASGMVPADFPMFEQYVNDPRTTPPAQLQTRIYLPLK